In Miscanthus floridulus cultivar M001 chromosome 5, ASM1932011v1, whole genome shotgun sequence, one genomic interval encodes:
- the LOC136454665 gene encoding secreted RxLR effector protein 161-like, with translation MEVRLKLSNKSTTPEVDATEYRSLIGSLRYLVHTRPDITFAVGYLSRFMETPRKEHLVAVKRLLRYITGTVDYGILYSKIASGGDNKLTGYNDSNLGGDVDERRCTAGVIFFLRDMPISWQSRKQKSVALSTCEAEYMAGALAACQAVWLTRLLTDIIGIQVQPPELKMDSQSAIALSKNPVLHDRSKHIDTRFHFIRDYMEDGRICLDYVSTQQQLADVLTKSLGQGSFCELRTKTSS, from the coding sequence ATGGAGGTCCGCCTGAAGCTATCGAACAAGAGCACCACGCCGGAGGTGGATGCCACTGAGTATCGAAGCTTGATTGGCAGCTTGCGGTACTTGGTTCATACACGGCCAGACATTACCTTTGCTGTGGGATACCTGAGCAGGTTCATGGAGACGCCACGCAAGGAGCATCTTGTCGCTGTGAAGCGCCTGCTACGGTACATCACAGGCACGGTGGACTACGGCATACTCTACTCCAAGATCGCTAGCGGTGGCGACAACAAGCTGACAGGGTACAATGACAGCAACTTGGGGGGAGATGTCGACGAACGGAGGTGCACTGCAggagtcatcttcttcctcagggATATGCCGATTTCCTGGCAATCCCGGAAGCAGAAATCAGTGGCACTCTCCACGTGTGAAGCTGAGTACATGGCTGGGGCACTTGCAGCATGCCAGGCTGTGTGGCTCACCCGGCTGCTGACAGACATCATCGGCATTCAGGTTCAGCCGCCGGAGTTGAAGATGGACAGTCAGTCCGCCATCGCGCTAAGCAAGAATCCCGTGCTTCACGATAGGAGTAAGCACATCGATACACGTTTTCATTTTATTCGTGACTACATGGAGGATGGGAGGATTTGCCTGGACTACGTGAGCACTCAACAGCAGCTCGCGGATGTCCTGACGAAGTCCCTTGGGCAAGGAAGCTTCTGTGAATTGCGCACCAAGACGTCAAGTTGA
- the LOC136454664 gene encoding uncharacterized protein, whose product MVPTLVTKPSAKQAWEAIWTMRISDDRVRKSMAQSLRAEYEQIAFRDGESVEDFALCLSNLVQRLAILGDPELEPKVVAKYLHVARPRYRQLIISIETLLDINKLTIEEVTGRLKAADDGHDTGGGSGSSTACLNHTEEELVARVVSRLQLSGEGGSGARWPPPSKQQRGHGGGSSQGGGRGGGSKPPAGGDGKKKKIAGDECAYYGKMGHWAREYRKKKCDEQAHAA is encoded by the coding sequence ATGGTGCCCACCCTGGTGACCAAGCCATCGGCCAAGCAGGCATGGGAGGCGATCTGGACGATGCGCATCAGCGACGATCGGGTGCGGAAGTCGATGGCACAGAGTCTCCGTGCGGAGTACGAGCAGATCGCGTTCCGAGATGGTGAGTCCGTCGAGGATTTCGCCCTGTGTCTGTCTAATCTCGTGCAGCGGTTGGCGATCCTCGGCGACCCAGAGCTGGAGCCGAAGGTGGTTGCCAAATACCTCCACGTCGCTCGACCGAGGTACAGGCAGCTCATCATCTCCATCGAGACGCTCCTCGACATCAACAAGCTCACGATCGAGGAGGTCACGGGGAGGCTCAAGGCGGCTGACGACGGGCACGACACTGGTGGAGGTTCAGGCTCTTCCACGGCGTGCCTCAACCACACGGAGGAGGAGCTAGTGGCGCGGGTGGTGTCCCGGCTGCAGCTCTCAGGCGAGGGCGGTTCCGGAGCTAGGTGGCCTCCACCGTCCAAGCAACAGCGCGGCCACGGTGGTGGCTCGTCCCAAGGCGGTGGAAGAGGTGGTGGTTCCAAGCCACCCGCCGGCggcgatggcaagaagaagaagatcgcCGGCGATGAATGTGCCTACTACGGCAAAATGGGCCATTGGGCTCGCGAATACCGCAAAAAGAAATGCGACGAGCAGGCGCACGCTGcctag